The following coding sequences lie in one Candidatus Nitrospira allomarina genomic window:
- a CDS encoding response regulator yields MAQLVLMGILLVIDSDPESQESWTRLGDSCGVEIRVAGNISDGIRLSTQQSIDLIVVDLFLPQKSGFSFISEITSKEHHPPIIATFSAHQAPKFNIKRFAHLLGASYTFEKPLNPRLFLQACRELVTHFPSKPG; encoded by the coding sequence TTGGCTCAATTGGTTCTGATGGGTATTCTTCTTGTTATTGACTCTGATCCTGAATCCCAAGAGTCCTGGACGCGTCTCGGTGATTCGTGCGGGGTCGAGATAAGGGTTGCAGGAAATATTTCTGATGGAATTCGTCTCTCCACACAACAATCCATCGACCTCATTGTCGTAGACTTGTTTCTGCCTCAAAAAAGCGGGTTTTCGTTCATTTCAGAAATCACGTCGAAGGAACACCATCCTCCCATCATTGCAACCTTTTCAGCACATCAGGCGCCAAAGTTTAATATTAAACGGTTTGCGCATTTGCTGGGAGCGTCCTATACCTTTGAAAAACCTCTTAACCCCAGGTTATTTCTTCAAGCCTGCAGGGAGTTGGTGACGCATTTCCCATCTAAACCCGGGTAG